The proteins below are encoded in one region of Micromonospora sp. DSM 45708:
- a CDS encoding TcmI family type II polyketide cyclase → MVFRNVIVCHMVPGSDEIVGNVFGHYDQITRPQDLGVIGRYLLSHHDLYLHVIEREQDPRISGQTRGLPAFQKIAEEIGPYVTPYPRYWKNPSDSVAKEFYHWAPEGEPPDDTTLTVIVGRIKPGAEPDVARVFAESDAGSLPAELGVTGRWLYSIDDVYVHLLEQESSAAEATRDQHADTPTFDKVRRELGPYVEPYRPDLCHGPQDQVATVFYRWRAQD, encoded by the coding sequence ATGGTCTTCCGGAACGTGATCGTCTGCCACATGGTCCCCGGCAGCGACGAGATCGTCGGCAACGTCTTCGGTCACTACGACCAGATCACCCGACCGCAGGATCTCGGCGTCATCGGCCGGTACCTGCTGTCGCACCACGACCTGTACCTGCACGTGATCGAGCGCGAGCAGGACCCGAGGATCTCCGGGCAGACCCGCGGGCTGCCCGCGTTCCAGAAGATCGCCGAGGAGATCGGCCCGTACGTGACGCCGTACCCGCGGTACTGGAAGAACCCGTCGGACTCGGTGGCCAAGGAGTTCTACCACTGGGCGCCGGAGGGGGAGCCGCCGGACGACACCACGCTGACCGTGATCGTCGGACGGATCAAGCCGGGCGCCGAGCCGGACGTGGCCCGCGTGTTCGCCGAGTCCGACGCCGGATCGCTCCCGGCCGAGCTGGGCGTCACCGGGCGCTGGCTCTACTCGATCGACGACGTCTACGTGCACCTGCTGGAGCAGGAGTCCTCGGCGGCCGAGGCCACCCGCGACCAGCACGCCGACACGCCGACGTTCGACAAGGTGCGGCGGGAGCTCGGCCCGTACGTCGAGCCGTACCGGCCGGACCTCTGCCACGGCCCGCAGGACCAGGTGGCCACCGTCTTCTACCGCTGGCGCGCGCAGGACTGA
- a CDS encoding DUF1622 domain-containing protein translates to MPTKEIIQHIGALLDLIGVLVIAVGVTVATVVFAVRCGRTRQVVAHYRAYRQGVGRAILLGLEFLVGGDIIRTVAVSPTFTSVGVLALIVAVRTFLSFSLEVELDGRWPWQGKLPRAGQAGAD, encoded by the coding sequence GTGCCGACCAAGGAGATCATTCAGCACATCGGCGCGTTGCTGGACCTGATCGGGGTACTGGTCATCGCGGTGGGCGTCACGGTCGCCACGGTGGTGTTCGCGGTGCGCTGCGGTCGTACCCGGCAGGTGGTGGCGCACTACCGGGCGTACCGGCAGGGGGTCGGCCGGGCCATCCTGCTCGGCCTGGAGTTCCTGGTCGGCGGCGACATCATCCGTACGGTCGCGGTGTCGCCCACCTTCACCAGCGTGGGCGTGCTGGCCCTGATCGTGGCGGTCCGGACGTTCCTCAGCTTCTCGCTGGAGGTGGAGCTGGACGGCCGCTGGCCCTGGCAGGGCAAGCTCCCCCGGGCCGGACAGGCGGGCGCCGACTGA
- a CDS encoding zinc-dependent alcohol dehydrogenase, with translation MTVDAHAFWLRAPGEGEIRPVRLDPPGAGEVLVRTRFTGVSRGTETLVFTGRVPTDQHAAMRAPFQDGDFPAPVKYGYLNVGTVEAGPAELRGRTVFCLYPHQTAYVVPAGSVVVVPDGVPAARAVLAGTVETAVNALWDAAPLVGDRVTVIGGGMVGCSVTALLARFPGVRVELVDADPGKARVAEALGVDFASPADATGERDLVVHASASADGLQRGLELLRPEGTVLELSWYGDRPVTLALGGAFHSRRLGIRSSQVGTVSPRRADRSYADRLAVALDLLTDPAFDALLTGRSRFTDLPDVLDRLASGELPALCHLITYGEE, from the coding sequence ATGACCGTCGACGCCCACGCGTTCTGGCTCCGCGCGCCCGGTGAGGGCGAGATCCGGCCGGTCCGCCTCGACCCGCCCGGCGCCGGTGAGGTGCTGGTCCGCACCCGGTTCACCGGCGTCAGCCGGGGCACCGAGACGCTCGTCTTCACCGGCCGGGTCCCCACCGACCAGCACGCCGCCATGCGCGCGCCGTTCCAGGACGGCGACTTCCCGGCGCCGGTCAAGTACGGCTACCTGAACGTCGGCACGGTCGAGGCCGGCCCGGCGGAGCTGCGCGGGCGGACCGTGTTCTGCCTGTACCCGCACCAGACCGCGTACGTGGTCCCGGCCGGGTCGGTGGTGGTCGTGCCGGACGGCGTGCCGGCGGCCCGTGCGGTGCTGGCCGGCACCGTGGAGACCGCGGTGAACGCGCTCTGGGACGCCGCGCCGCTGGTCGGCGACCGGGTCACCGTGATCGGCGGGGGAATGGTCGGGTGCAGCGTGACCGCGCTGCTGGCCCGCTTTCCCGGCGTCCGGGTCGAGCTGGTCGACGCCGACCCGGGAAAGGCCCGGGTCGCCGAGGCGCTCGGTGTCGACTTCGCCTCGCCCGCCGACGCGACCGGCGAGCGTGACCTGGTGGTGCACGCCAGCGCCAGCGCCGACGGGCTGCAACGCGGCCTGGAGCTGCTCCGCCCGGAGGGCACCGTGCTGGAGCTGAGCTGGTACGGCGACCGCCCGGTCACCCTCGCCCTCGGCGGCGCGTTCCACTCCCGACGGCTCGGCATCCGCAGCAGTCAGGTCGGCACCGTCTCGCCCCGGCGTGCCGACCGCAGCTACGCCGACCGGCTCGCCGTCGCCCTGGACCTGCTGACCGACCCGGCCTTCGACGCGCTGCTCACCGGCCGGTCCCGGTTCACCGACCTGCCCGACGTGCTGGACCGGCTCGCCTCGGGTGAGCTGCCGGCGCTCTGTCATCTCATCACCTACGGCGAGGAGTGA
- a CDS encoding 6-pyruvoyl trahydropterin synthase family protein, whose amino-acid sequence MFSVTVRDHMMVAHSFRGDVFGPAQRLHGATFVVDATFRRPELDADGIVVDIGLATEQLRAVLGELTYRNLDDEPAFAGVNTTTEVLARTVADRLADAVHAGRLGEGARELAGITVTLHESHVAWASYERSL is encoded by the coding sequence GTGTTCAGCGTGACCGTCCGGGACCACATGATGGTCGCCCACAGCTTCCGCGGCGACGTGTTCGGCCCGGCCCAGCGGCTGCACGGCGCGACCTTCGTCGTCGACGCCACGTTCCGCCGGCCGGAGCTCGACGCCGACGGGATCGTGGTCGACATCGGCCTGGCCACCGAGCAGCTCAGGGCCGTGCTCGGCGAGCTGACCTACCGCAACCTGGACGACGAGCCGGCCTTCGCCGGGGTGAACACCACCACCGAGGTGCTCGCCCGCACCGTCGCCGACCGGCTCGCCGACGCGGTGCACGCCGGCCGGCTGGGGGAGGGGGCCCGGGAACTGGCCGGGATCACCGTGACGCTGCACGAGTCGCACGTCGCCTGGGCGAGCTACGAGCGGTCGCTGTGA
- a CDS encoding glycosyltransferase family 4 protein, translating to MTAVHVVLPGDIDDPANPSGGNAYDRHACRGLAALGWTVREHPVPGRWPHPGDRERSALAGLLAGLPGGATVLLDGLVASTVPDVLAPHAARLRLVVLVHLPIEDEAERRALDAATAVVATSEWTRRRLLDRYPLDPGRVTVAPPGVDPAPVAPGTPGGGRLLCVAAVTPVKGHDVLAAALAGVAGLDWTCDWIGPLDRDPAFVARLRRQLTGAGLADRVRLLGPRATTELAGAYAAADLLVQPSRRETYGMVVTEALARGVPVLASDTGGLPATLGYAPGGDRPGLLVPPEDPGPTADALRRWLTDPGLRDRLRHAARQRRDTLTGWPVTVDRLATALKEATAA from the coding sequence ATGACCGCCGTTCACGTGGTGCTGCCGGGCGACATCGACGATCCGGCGAACCCCAGCGGCGGCAACGCCTACGACCGGCACGCCTGCCGGGGGCTGGCGGCGCTCGGCTGGACCGTGCGTGAGCACCCGGTGCCGGGCCGTTGGCCGCACCCGGGGGACCGGGAGCGGTCCGCGCTGGCCGGGCTGCTCGCCGGGCTGCCCGGCGGCGCGACAGTGCTGCTCGACGGCCTGGTCGCCTCGACCGTGCCGGACGTGCTCGCCCCGCACGCCGCGCGCCTGCGTCTGGTGGTGCTGGTGCACCTGCCGATCGAGGACGAGGCCGAGCGGCGGGCCCTCGACGCGGCGACCGCGGTGGTCGCCACCAGCGAGTGGACCCGCCGGCGGCTGCTCGACCGGTACCCGCTCGACCCCGGTCGGGTGACGGTCGCGCCGCCCGGCGTCGACCCGGCGCCGGTCGCCCCCGGCACGCCCGGCGGTGGCCGGTTGCTCTGCGTCGCGGCGGTCACCCCGGTCAAGGGCCACGACGTGCTGGCCGCCGCGCTCGCCGGGGTCGCCGGGCTGGACTGGACCTGCGACTGGATCGGCCCGCTCGACCGGGACCCGGCGTTCGTGGCCCGGCTGCGCCGGCAGCTCACCGGGGCCGGGCTGGCCGACCGGGTCCGCCTGCTCGGCCCGCGCGCCACGACGGAGCTGGCCGGCGCGTACGCCGCCGCCGATCTGCTGGTCCAGCCCTCCCGGCGGGAGACGTACGGCATGGTGGTGACCGAGGCGCTGGCCCGGGGCGTACCGGTGCTGGCCAGCGACACCGGCGGCCTGCCGGCCACGCTCGGGTACGCCCCCGGCGGCGACCGGCCCGGCCTGCTGGTGCCACCGGAGGACCCGGGTCCGACCGCCGACGCGCTGCGCCGCTGGCTCACCGACCCCGGCCTGCGGGACCGGCTGCGCCACGCCGCCCGGCAGCGGCGGGACACCCTCACCGGCTGGCCGGTCACCGTGGACCGGCTGGCGACGGCGCTGAAGGAGGCGACCGCGGCATGA
- a CDS encoding SAM-dependent methyltransferase: protein MTTSLPPDFADWLRLREPADAVARSVELADAARDRLPAGRPLVVHDLGSGTGSMARWLAPRLPGPQHWVLHERDAHLLALATGGGLTAADGAAVTVTTRGSDITRLTRADLADAHLVTASALLDMLTAEEIDRMADACAGRPTLFALTVSGRAEFTPADPLDAELADAFNAHQRRTVDGRALLGPDAVDATVAAFERRGVEVTVRSTPWRLGPEQAALTAEWLTGWVDAAVEERPHLIGPARTYTEWRLAEAAAGRVEVALHHADLLAG, encoded by the coding sequence ATGACCACCTCACTCCCGCCCGACTTCGCGGACTGGCTGCGACTGCGCGAGCCCGCCGACGCGGTCGCCCGCTCGGTCGAGCTGGCCGACGCGGCCCGCGACCGGCTGCCCGCCGGACGTCCGCTGGTCGTGCACGACCTGGGCAGCGGCACCGGCTCGATGGCCCGCTGGCTCGCCCCCCGGCTGCCCGGCCCGCAGCACTGGGTGCTGCACGAACGTGACGCGCACCTGCTGGCGCTGGCCACCGGCGGCGGGCTCACCGCCGCCGACGGCGCAGCGGTCACGGTGACCACCCGTGGCTCGGACATCACCCGGCTGACCCGCGCCGACCTGGCCGACGCCCACCTGGTCACCGCGTCGGCGCTGCTGGACATGCTCACCGCCGAGGAGATCGACCGGATGGCGGACGCCTGCGCCGGTCGGCCGACGCTGTTCGCGCTCACCGTGTCCGGCCGCGCGGAGTTCACCCCGGCGGATCCGCTCGACGCCGAGCTGGCCGACGCGTTCAACGCCCACCAGCGACGGACCGTCGACGGGCGGGCCCTGCTCGGGCCGGACGCGGTGGACGCCACCGTGGCCGCGTTCGAACGGCGCGGCGTCGAGGTGACGGTGCGGTCCACCCCGTGGCGGCTCGGGCCGGAGCAGGCCGCGCTGACCGCCGAGTGGCTGACCGGTTGGGTGGACGCGGCCGTCGAGGAACGCCCGCATCTGATCGGCCCCGCGCGGACGTATACCGAGTGGCGGCTCGCCGAGGCCGCCGCCGGCCGGGTCGAGGTGGCGCTGCACCACGCCGACCTGCTCGCCGGCTGA
- a CDS encoding lysylphosphatidylglycerol synthase domain-containing protein — protein MRWAWTRRAWLRPAAGLAVLAALVAFVGTGPFLAGLRLIDAPALAAALGIGVVTTVSGAWRWSLVAGGLGVRLPMRAAVAHCYRAIFLNSTLPGGVLGDVHRAVRHGRDAGDVARGVRAVVWERAAGQVVQVVIAVGVLAAFPSPVRRYLPALAAVGVVTAVALVLAARAVPRSGASRVARAARTALADVRSGLLAPRTWAGVVIASTVVFAGHLATFVVAARTAGADAPLSRLLPLTLLALLAMALPLNVGGFGPREGVAAWAFAAAGLTAAQGVATGTVYGALVLVASLPGAVVLLLRPTGNCR, from the coding sequence GTGCGCTGGGCCTGGACCCGCCGGGCCTGGTTGCGGCCGGCCGCCGGGCTGGCCGTGCTCGCCGCGCTGGTCGCCTTCGTGGGCACCGGCCCGTTCCTGGCCGGGCTGCGGCTGATCGACGCGCCGGCGCTCGCCGCCGCGCTCGGCATCGGCGTGGTCACCACCGTGAGCGGCGCCTGGCGCTGGTCGCTGGTGGCCGGCGGGCTGGGCGTACGGCTGCCGATGCGCGCCGCGGTGGCGCACTGCTACCGGGCGATCTTCCTCAACTCCACCCTGCCCGGCGGCGTGCTCGGCGACGTGCACCGGGCGGTCCGGCACGGCCGGGACGCCGGGGACGTGGCCCGGGGGGTCCGCGCGGTGGTCTGGGAGCGCGCCGCCGGCCAGGTGGTGCAGGTGGTCATCGCGGTGGGGGTGCTGGCCGCGTTCCCGTCCCCGGTCCGCCGGTACCTGCCGGCGCTGGCCGCCGTCGGGGTGGTGACCGCGGTGGCGCTGGTGCTGGCGGCCCGCGCGGTGCCCCGCTCGGGGGCGTCCCGCGTCGCCCGGGCGGCGCGTACCGCGCTGGCCGACGTGCGCTCCGGGCTGCTGGCGCCGCGGACCTGGGCCGGTGTGGTGATCGCCTCGACCGTGGTGTTCGCCGGCCACCTGGCCACGTTCGTGGTGGCGGCCCGCACCGCGGGGGCCGACGCGCCGCTGTCCCGCCTGCTGCCGCTGACCCTGCTCGCGTTGCTGGCCATGGCCCTGCCGCTCAACGTGGGCGGTTTCGGTCCGCGTGAGGGCGTCGCCGCCTGGGCGTTCGCGGCGGCCGGCCTGACCGCCGCGCAGGGCGTGGCCACCGGCACCGTCTACGGCGCGCTGGTGCTGGTGGCCAGCCTCCCCGGTGCCGTGGTGCTGCTACTGCGCCCGACCGGCAACTGTCGGTGA
- a CDS encoding GTP cyclohydrolase II, which translates to MDETLPSATVRTRVTVPLRFPDGYATTALVHTFHGLVDGREHLAFGLGGYAEADPPLVRPHSECLTGDVFGSQRCDCGPQLREAVERIAEAGGYLLYLRQEGRGIGLYAKLDAYALQDDGLDTYEANLALGRGADERDYTVAAQMLAALGVDRVALLSNNPDKAAQLDGLGVAVADRVVTGVHLSPANADYLAAKVTRADHALDLPFVP; encoded by the coding sequence ATGGACGAAACCCTGCCCAGCGCGACGGTCCGGACCCGGGTCACGGTCCCGCTTCGGTTCCCCGACGGATACGCCACCACCGCCCTGGTGCACACGTTCCACGGCCTGGTGGACGGCCGGGAGCACCTGGCGTTCGGGCTCGGCGGGTACGCCGAGGCCGACCCGCCGCTGGTCCGCCCGCACAGCGAGTGCCTGACCGGTGACGTGTTCGGCAGCCAGCGCTGCGACTGCGGCCCGCAGTTGCGCGAGGCGGTCGAGCGCATCGCCGAGGCCGGTGGCTACCTGCTCTACCTGCGTCAGGAGGGGCGGGGCATCGGCCTGTACGCCAAGCTCGACGCGTACGCCCTCCAGGACGACGGCCTGGACACGTACGAGGCGAACCTGGCGCTCGGTCGCGGCGCCGACGAGCGGGACTACACGGTGGCCGCGCAGATGCTCGCCGCGCTGGGCGTGGACCGGGTGGCCCTGCTGAGCAACAACCCGGACAAGGCGGCACAGCTCGACGGGCTGGGCGTCGCGGTGGCCGACCGGGTGGTCACCGGCGTGCACCTGTCCCCGGCGAACGCCGACTACCTGGCGGCCAAGGTCACCCGCGCCGACCACGCCCTCGACCTGCCGTTCGTGCCGTGA
- a CDS encoding RibD family protein — protein MTTRPFVLLSCAMSIDGYIDDATTERLLLSNDDDLDRVDATRAGCDAIMVGAATVRRDDPRLLVRSDRRRAERVARGLPPSPVKVTVTGSGDLDPVARFFTVGDGVKLVYCPSGVVDKAREQVGAVATVVDAGEPVTPEAVVADLAGRGVGRLMVEGGGTMHRQFLTAGLADELHLVVAPFFVGDGRAPRFVGEGRFPWHPGRRARVIEVRQIGDVVLTRYALSDRCQA, from the coding sequence GTGACCACCCGCCCGTTCGTGCTGCTGAGCTGCGCGATGTCGATCGACGGCTACATCGACGACGCGACCACGGAGCGGTTGCTGCTCTCCAACGACGACGACCTGGACCGGGTCGACGCGACGCGGGCCGGGTGCGACGCGATCATGGTGGGCGCGGCCACGGTCCGCCGGGACGATCCCCGGTTGCTGGTGCGCAGCGATCGGCGGCGTGCCGAGCGGGTGGCGCGGGGCCTGCCCCCGTCCCCGGTGAAGGTGACGGTCACCGGCAGCGGCGACCTCGACCCGGTGGCCCGCTTCTTCACCGTCGGCGACGGCGTCAAGCTGGTCTACTGTCCGAGCGGGGTGGTGGACAAGGCCCGGGAGCAGGTCGGCGCGGTGGCCACTGTGGTCGACGCCGGTGAGCCGGTCACCCCGGAGGCGGTCGTCGCCGACCTGGCCGGGCGCGGGGTCGGCCGGTTGATGGTGGAGGGCGGCGGCACGATGCACCGCCAGTTCCTCACCGCCGGTCTCGCCGACGAACTGCACCTGGTGGTCGCGCCGTTCTTCGTGGGGGACGGCCGGGCGCCCCGGTTCGTCGGGGAGGGCCGCTTCCCCTGGCATCCGGGCCGCCGGGCCCGGGTGATCGAGGTACGCCAGATCGGCGACGTGGTGCTCACCCGTTACGCGCTCTCCGACCGCTGCCAGGCCTGA
- a CDS encoding extracellular solute-binding protein, whose translation MSVHHTDPGASRRRFLGLVGLGVAATAGGPLLAGCSEKPAGSGAAQQLDAVSGLLPTRKDPPGAIKPDIVGTRPVPDGYTSYPATLVDAITDRPGTSGKQITAMTPAWGPAPPGIAQSAYLQAVNAELGTPVNFTIQDGATYADKLNAMLSARDVPELLCVPSWEVEKIPRFAEAIKALFEDLTDHLRGDAANAYPMLASFPTGAWRQAVWNERLMSVPNPTDGPFPWALFARKDLLDARGLGVPTNLEELLTAARQVTDPARKVWAFDDVFAMIQMFHRVPGANQGWRLRSDGTPEFKYETPEFRQALEVMAKIYKDGLVHPDIVASRGADAKQLFAKNGAIVFKQDGIGFWQGAQAEHQKTNPKLNIQPVPIFSATGGDPLVWGEDKPISFTFVRKGLGKERVQELLRVINWCSAPLGSQEAQLRDFGVEGKHHTKSPNGPVKTDLAFKEIANQYFFISGRNPTIGPYPDTPRYVPDVLNYSNQMVKFLERNPWAGVKLEMPAAYKANQVPTEDKFTDVLRGRRPLGDVDAIVAEWKTNGGEEARKLLADSLPKAAK comes from the coding sequence ATGAGCGTGCACCACACCGATCCGGGCGCCTCCCGCCGCCGCTTCCTCGGCCTGGTCGGCCTCGGCGTGGCCGCCACCGCCGGCGGCCCGCTGCTCGCCGGATGCTCCGAGAAGCCCGCCGGCTCCGGCGCCGCACAGCAGCTCGACGCCGTCTCCGGCCTGCTGCCGACGCGAAAGGACCCGCCCGGCGCCATCAAGCCCGACATCGTCGGCACCCGCCCGGTGCCCGACGGATACACCAGCTACCCGGCGACCCTGGTCGACGCCATCACCGACAGGCCCGGCACCAGCGGCAAGCAGATCACCGCGATGACGCCCGCCTGGGGCCCGGCGCCGCCCGGCATCGCGCAGAGCGCCTACCTCCAGGCCGTCAACGCCGAGCTGGGCACGCCGGTCAACTTCACCATCCAGGACGGCGCCACCTACGCCGACAAGCTCAACGCCATGCTCAGCGCCCGCGACGTGCCGGAGCTGCTCTGCGTGCCGAGCTGGGAGGTGGAGAAGATCCCGCGCTTCGCCGAGGCGATCAAGGCGCTCTTCGAGGACCTCACCGACCACCTCCGGGGCGACGCCGCGAACGCGTACCCGATGCTGGCCAGCTTCCCGACCGGGGCCTGGCGCCAGGCGGTGTGGAACGAGCGGCTGATGTCCGTGCCCAATCCCACGGACGGGCCGTTCCCCTGGGCGCTGTTCGCCCGCAAGGACCTGCTCGACGCGCGCGGCCTGGGGGTGCCGACCAACCTCGAGGAGCTGCTGACCGCGGCCAGGCAGGTCACCGACCCGGCTCGCAAGGTGTGGGCCTTCGACGACGTCTTCGCCATGATCCAGATGTTCCACCGGGTGCCCGGCGCCAACCAGGGGTGGCGGCTGCGCTCCGACGGGACGCCGGAGTTCAAGTACGAGACGCCGGAGTTCCGCCAGGCGCTCGAGGTGATGGCCAAGATCTACAAGGACGGCCTGGTCCACCCGGACATCGTGGCCAGCCGCGGCGCGGACGCCAAGCAGTTGTTCGCCAAGAACGGCGCCATCGTGTTCAAGCAGGACGGCATCGGCTTCTGGCAGGGCGCCCAGGCCGAGCACCAGAAGACCAACCCGAAGTTGAACATCCAGCCGGTGCCGATCTTCTCCGCCACCGGCGGCGACCCGCTGGTCTGGGGCGAGGACAAGCCCATCTCGTTCACCTTCGTCAGGAAGGGCCTCGGCAAGGAGCGGGTCCAGGAGCTGCTGCGCGTCATCAACTGGTGCTCCGCGCCGCTGGGCAGCCAGGAGGCCCAGCTCCGGGACTTCGGCGTCGAGGGCAAGCACCACACCAAGTCGCCGAACGGGCCGGTCAAGACCGACCTGGCGTTCAAGGAGATCGCCAACCAGTACTTCTTCATCAGCGGTCGCAACCCCACCATCGGGCCGTACCCGGACACCCCCCGCTACGTGCCGGACGTGCTGAACTACTCCAACCAGATGGTCAAGTTCCTGGAGCGCAACCCCTGGGCCGGGGTCAAGCTGGAGATGCCGGCCGCCTACAAGGCCAACCAGGTGCCGACGGAGGACAAGTTCACCGACGTGCTGCGCGGTCGACGCCCGCTCGGCGACGTGGACGCCATCGTCGCGGAGTGGAAGACCAACGGCGGCGAGGAAGCCCGCAAGCTGCTCGCCGACTCGCTGCCCAAGGCGGCCAAGTGA
- a CDS encoding ABC transporter permease codes for MSEPAVAVGPERARPDDPVAPARTPRRRRVPLGSRLRRDWQLLAMVAPGFLVLLIFSYLPIAGNVIAFQDYNPYLGDNPWQAFTHSNWIGFGQFQLLFDDPAFWDAFRNTLAITGFQLVFFFPLPILLAVMLHNLLSSRLRGLVQTIVYLPHFFSWVLVISFFVAMLGGAGLLAQTMRDAGVQPWNVMTNPDTFIVLVTAEAVWKDVGWGTIVFLAALSTIDQSLYEAAAADGAGRWRRLWHITLPGLRPVIVLLLILRLGDALSVGFEQFLLQRDAVGRQAAEVLDTFVYHFSIATGNYGYGAAAGLFKAVVGLVLILAANRVAHLLGERGIYSKS; via the coding sequence GTGAGCGAGCCGGCCGTCGCGGTCGGGCCCGAGCGGGCCCGACCCGACGACCCGGTCGCACCGGCCCGCACGCCCCGCCGTCGCCGGGTGCCGCTGGGCAGCCGGCTGCGCCGCGACTGGCAGTTGCTGGCCATGGTGGCGCCCGGCTTCCTGGTGTTGCTGATCTTCAGCTACCTGCCGATCGCCGGCAACGTCATCGCGTTCCAGGACTACAACCCGTACCTGGGCGACAATCCGTGGCAGGCGTTCACGCACAGCAACTGGATCGGCTTCGGCCAGTTCCAGCTCCTCTTCGACGACCCGGCGTTCTGGGACGCGTTCCGCAACACGCTCGCCATCACCGGGTTCCAGCTCGTGTTCTTCTTCCCGCTGCCGATCCTGCTCGCGGTGATGCTGCACAACCTGCTCTCCAGCCGGCTGCGCGGCCTCGTCCAGACCATCGTCTACCTGCCGCACTTCTTCAGCTGGGTGCTGGTGATCAGCTTCTTCGTCGCCATGCTCGGCGGCGCGGGGCTGCTGGCCCAGACCATGCGCGACGCCGGTGTGCAGCCGTGGAACGTGATGACCAACCCGGACACGTTCATCGTCCTGGTCACCGCCGAGGCGGTCTGGAAGGACGTGGGCTGGGGCACCATCGTGTTCCTCGCCGCGCTGTCCACCATCGACCAGAGCCTCTACGAGGCCGCCGCCGCGGACGGCGCCGGCCGGTGGCGACGGCTCTGGCACATCACGCTGCCCGGCCTGCGTCCGGTGATCGTGCTGCTGCTGATCCTGCGCCTCGGTGACGCGCTCTCGGTCGGCTTCGAACAGTTCCTGCTGCAACGCGACGCGGTCGGCCGGCAGGCCGCCGAGGTGCTCGACACCTTCGTCTACCACTTCTCCATCGCCACCGGGAACTACGGCTACGGCGCGGCGGCCGGCCTGTTCAAGGCCGTCGTCGGCCTGGTGCTGATCCTGGCCGCGAACCGGGTGGCGCACCTGCTCGGCGAACGAGGGATCTACTCGAAGTCATGA
- a CDS encoding carbohydrate ABC transporter permease: MTVIIRRPPRARPHRPVWEERPTRVGQALKATLLTLLVLGVLFPLWVVLVTSLSSRRTIADAGGLVVVPKGIDTSAYATIFAGGAVTRALWISTLVTVCGTAIALTVTVLAAYGLSRPGTLGHRWLLAYFLIPFLVYPPLVPRYLVVTGLGLKDTIWALVLPSAISVFNLVVVRGFFQGIPQELLDSARIDGASDFRTLGRIVLPLSRAVVAVVGLFYAVGYWNVWFDALLFIDRNDMYPIQRVLQSYLLAGQAPHTSGAASGVTMPPTEAIKMAVVVLTVAPIVAVYPFIQRHFIKGVLIGAVKG; this comes from the coding sequence ATGACCGTGATCATCCGACGGCCGCCGCGCGCGCGGCCCCACCGCCCGGTGTGGGAGGAACGCCCCACCCGCGTCGGCCAGGCGCTCAAGGCCACCCTGCTCACCCTGCTGGTGCTCGGCGTCCTCTTCCCGCTCTGGGTGGTCCTGGTGACCAGCCTCTCGTCGCGCCGGACGATCGCCGACGCGGGCGGCCTGGTGGTGGTGCCGAAGGGCATCGACACCTCGGCCTACGCCACCATCTTCGCCGGCGGCGCGGTCACCCGGGCACTGTGGATCAGCACGCTGGTCACCGTCTGCGGCACCGCGATCGCGCTGACCGTCACCGTGCTGGCCGCGTACGGGTTGTCCCGGCCGGGCACGCTGGGGCACCGCTGGCTGCTGGCGTACTTCCTGATCCCGTTCCTGGTCTACCCGCCGCTCGTGCCGCGCTACCTGGTGGTCACCGGGCTCGGGCTCAAGGACACCATCTGGGCGCTGGTGCTGCCGTCCGCGATCAGCGTGTTCAACCTGGTGGTGGTGCGCGGCTTCTTCCAGGGCATCCCGCAGGAGCTGCTGGACAGCGCGCGCATCGACGGGGCCAGTGACTTCCGGACGCTGGGCCGCATCGTGCTGCCGCTGTCCCGCGCGGTCGTCGCCGTGGTCGGGCTCTTCTACGCGGTCGGCTACTGGAACGTCTGGTTCGACGCGCTGCTGTTCATCGACCGCAACGACATGTACCCGATCCAGCGGGTGTTGCAGAGCTACCTGCTGGCCGGGCAGGCGCCGCACACCTCCGGCGCGGCCAGCGGGGTGACCATGCCGCCGACCGAGGCGATCAAGATGGCGGTGGTGGTGCTGACCGTCGCGCCGATCGTCGCGGTCTACCCGTTCATCCAGCGGCACTTCATCAAGGGGGTGCTGATCGGCGCCGTCAAGGGCTGA